The following coding sequences lie in one Candidatus Stygibacter australis genomic window:
- a CDS encoding peptidase U32 family protein, producing MQKPELLVPAGNIEAFYAAMEAGADALYLGLRRFNARERASNFTVSQLRSIVEEAGAKNIKIYVTLNTIIKNSELTELFDVLLTLEKLQVDAIIIQDLGVYHLAKNYFPRLKLHASTQMGNHNSLGADYCGKLGLERVILARELTFNELQEIKKKTSIELEFFIHGALCYSFSGMCLFSSYLGGMSANRGNCRQPCRRKYLQDGNESYFFNLKDNQQTTQLKKLIKLGISSFKIEGRMKPAEYVYQAAKAYRLLIDGEGDPSESKQMLEHDMGREKTAYFMGGNIKDAISELPYTGIYAGEVISSRPQAIIKAEHNIQAGDRLRILSSDGRDSKAIKIKAISKAGENYTITDPEIKCSKGDKVFLVGLKSRRFPNKLQNEMKASIYKFSSKRRQDILNRLLYGKPAAREELFVRINEIKWLRKLFLDKIDKLILNLGMQEMKAFKLNTPFLKNISDKLIIQLPRFISENDIAFYQKEIKRLFEAGISQFMLSHVSQKLLFDPQSKIRLFTSENVYVLNDAAAAFLQNEHISNWVYPLENDFPNLISGKDHRGIVPLLYYPELFYSRMPVALNDDDLFSDQRQNFRKQVRDGITVILPEHPVSLLQFHKRLLDKGFRRFLIDFSWYNPSSNIFNRVYKNFQNSAPEQPATNFNFKAGLK from the coding sequence ATGCAAAAACCTGAATTACTTGTTCCTGCAGGCAATATAGAAGCCTTTTATGCGGCAATGGAAGCAGGAGCAGATGCTCTGTATCTGGGATTAAGACGCTTTAATGCCCGGGAACGTGCCAGCAATTTCACGGTTTCTCAACTGAGATCAATAGTTGAAGAAGCTGGGGCAAAAAACATAAAAATCTATGTTACTTTAAATACAATTATCAAAAACAGCGAACTAACTGAGCTATTTGATGTGCTATTGACCTTAGAAAAATTGCAGGTTGATGCCATTATAATTCAGGATCTGGGTGTTTATCACCTGGCAAAGAACTATTTTCCCAGGCTCAAGCTTCATGCCAGCACTCAAATGGGAAATCATAACTCGCTGGGTGCAGATTATTGCGGGAAACTGGGTTTGGAAAGGGTGATACTGGCAAGAGAACTCACTTTTAATGAGCTGCAGGAGATCAAAAAGAAAACCAGTATTGAGTTAGAGTTTTTTATCCATGGAGCGCTTTGTTATTCATTTTCCGGGATGTGCCTTTTTTCCAGCTATCTGGGAGGAATGAGTGCAAACCGGGGAAATTGCCGTCAACCCTGCCGCAGAAAATATCTGCAGGATGGAAATGAAAGTTATTTTTTTAATCTTAAAGATAACCAGCAGACAACCCAACTCAAGAAACTGATCAAGCTGGGCATAAGCTCCTTTAAGATCGAAGGCAGGATGAAACCAGCTGAATATGTATATCAGGCAGCGAAGGCATATCGTCTACTTATTGATGGAGAAGGTGATCCCAGTGAAAGCAAACAAATGCTTGAGCATGATATGGGTCGTGAGAAAACAGCCTATTTTATGGGTGGAAACATCAAAGATGCTATCTCTGAATTGCCCTATACCGGAATATATGCCGGGGAAGTGATCTCCTCCCGTCCACAGGCGATCATCAAAGCAGAGCATAATATCCAGGCTGGAGATCGATTGCGCATACTCTCATCTGATGGGCGTGACAGCAAAGCCATCAAAATAAAAGCTATCTCTAAGGCGGGAGAGAATTATACCATAACAGACCCGGAAATAAAATGTTCTAAAGGTGACAAAGTTTTCCTTGTCGGTCTCAAAAGTAGAAGATTCCCTAATAAACTGCAAAATGAGATGAAAGCCAGTATTTATAAATTCTCCTCAAAGCGCCGGCAGGACATTCTCAATAGATTATTATATGGCAAACCAGCTGCCAGAGAAGAATTATTCGTCAGGATAAATGAAATAAAATGGCTCAGAAAGCTGTTTCTGGATAAAATTGATAAACTCATCCTGAATCTTGGTATGCAAGAAATGAAAGCATTTAAACTCAATACTCCCTTTCTGAAAAATATCTCAGATAAATTGATAATTCAATTACCACGTTTCATCTCGGAAAATGATATTGCCTTTTATCAAAAAGAGATCAAAAGATTATTTGAAGCCGGCATCAGCCAGTTCATGCTTAGTCACGTGAGTCAAAAACTGCTTTTTGACCCGCAATCCAAAATCAGGCTGTTCACCAGTGAAAATGTGTATGTGCTCAATGATGCAGCAGCAGCATTTTTGCAAAATGAGCATATATCAAACTGGGTTTATCCTCTGGAAAATGACTTCCCGAACTTGATTTCCGGCAAAGATCATCGAGGTATCGTTCCCCTGCTATATTATCCTGAGCTTTTTTATTCACGGATGCCGGTGGCACTCAATGATGATGACTTGTTCAGTGATCAGCGTCAGAATTTTCGTAAGCAGGTTAGAGATGGCATCACGGTCATCCTGCCAGAGCATCCCGTATCATTACTGCAATTTCATAAAAGACTTCTTGATAAGGGATTCAGACGCTTCCTGATTGATTTCTCATGGTATAATCCTTCCTCAAATATTTTTAATCGGGTTTATAAGAATTTTCAAAACTCTGCTCCGGAACAGCCAGCGACAAATTTCAATTTCAAAGCAGGACTTAAATGA